A section of the Phaseolus vulgaris cultivar G19833 chromosome 8, P. vulgaris v2.0, whole genome shotgun sequence genome encodes:
- the LOC137824624 gene encoding uncharacterized protein, which yields MRISDRATRLRSSSIYTTEIPSTAISDGDIFNCNARLCESEVVEESGMLWEGGKRMGIACRGDEVEVVKEYKCMEARDAECIQRGLGGGTKAKYLRQVIACEGAEIVCIQETKTTVFSDARCFALWGDNEVGRIHNEGENGGGSLLTMWKKSVFGYESQVMGKGFIVFFGKHISSALRCVIVNVYAACAYTEKVKLWEELSNIKVASHDLLWCFCGDFNAVRNKSERKSINSTVGCSREICGFNNFIEANLLLDLPLVGKKYTWFKANGSTKNRLDRILVTEEWLQIWPRNKQYIQRREVSDHCAIVVKSVNKDWGPRPFRTIDAWHMERGLYGMVKEKWQSYVVQGNEITKLKDKLKRLKGDLKV from the exons ATGAGAATAAGTGACAGAGCCACTCGGTTAAGGAGTTCTTCCATCTACACAACTGAAATCCCTTCAACAGCAATCTCTGATGGAGATATCTTTAACTGTAATGCCCGATTATGCGAATCGGAAGTTGTGGAGGAATCAGGTATGCTATGGGAAGGGGGTAAACGTATGGGTATTGCTTGCAGAGGGGATGAAGTAGAGGTAGTTAAGGAATATAAGTGCATGGAAGCGAGAGACGCGGAGTGTATACAGAG agGTCTGGGGGGAGGAACTAAAGCCAAATACCTGAGGCAAGTTATTGCGTGTGAGGGAGCAGAAATCGTATGCATTCAAGAAACAAAGACCACTGTTTTTTCCGATGCCAGATGCTTTGCGTTGTGGGGGGATAATGAGGTGGGACGGATACACAATGAAGGCGAAAATGGAGGAGGTAGTCTGCTTACTATGTGGAAGAAGTCTGTGTTTGGTTATGAGAGTCAAGTCATGGGAAAGGGGTTTATTGTTTTTTTCGGGAAACATATAAGCTCTGCTCTGAGATGTGTAATTGTAAATGTTTACGCTGCTTGTGCATACACAGAAAAGGTGAAGCTTTGGGAGGAGTTGTCTAACATTAAAGTAGCATCACATGATCTGTTATGGTGTTTTTGTGGGGATTTTAATGCAGTAAGAAACAAAAGTGAGAGGAAGAGTATAAATAGTACAGTGGGTTGCTCTAGGGAGATCTGTGGTTTCAACAATTTCATTGAAGCAAATCTGTTGTTAGATCTGCCTTTAGTAGGGAAAAAATACACTTGGTTTAAGGCAAATGGCTCGACGAAAAATAGATTGGATAGAATCCTTGTAACTGAAGAGTGGCTACAGATATGGCCAAGAAACAAGCAGTATATACAGCGGAGGGAAGTATCAGACCATTGTGCCATTGTGGTTAAATCGGTAAACAAGGACTGGGGGCCTAGACCATTTAGAACCATTGATGCATGGCATATGGAAAGGGGGCTCTATGGGATGGTGAAGGAAAAGTGGCAGTCATATGTTGTTCAGGGGAATGAAATAACAAAGCTCAAGGACAAATTGAAAAGGCTGAAGGGAGATCTGAAGGTATGA